The following proteins come from a genomic window of Gemmatimonadaceae bacterium:
- a CDS encoding AsmA-like C-terminal region-containing protein, producing MKRSARITAAVLAPIGVVLVLLALLPFVFRDRIALRVQQAVNDNVNAHVAWRSIGLSFFRHFPNLSLTLDDLAIVGAGRFEGDTLAAVSHLRVVLELTSVAGNLLHGAPLEVGALELDRPRVHLLALEDGTANWNITKPAPAAAPTAPNAKPFAVRLRRVAITGGTIVFDDRHANVLASLAGYDQSLSGDVSQRRVSIRTTAGADTATLVFAGIPYLDHVKLGLTANVDADLAAKAYTLANTELRLNDLALAISGSVKSADSMMALDLAFTAPKADFKSMLSLVPGVYAHDFDKVQATGAVALDGWVKGRYGLTAFPAFALTAKVTDAAFKYADLPLPARSIGVDLSLDNPGGSADSTVVTLDRFHVVLGANPIDARMVMRTPISDPDIDARLTGKVDLADVRRTVKLEGVDQLAGTVAANAAVHTRMSFLAKQQYDKVMANGTVDVAGLTMKGAALPRPLAVQQASLVLAPQRAQLKSFTGTVGSSDLQASGTLDNLIAFALHGDTLRGSATVTSKRFNLDEWRSGGDLAIIPVPPKIDVALDATVGQLLYDKLTMSNVHARLRIADQRATLEQFQAGALGGQIAVSGVYETTQPAKPTFDATVTMTRVDLPSAFQAFTTVQMLAPVAKYASGTATTTVHVSGALGKDMMPLLPNLSGAGTLETSELALRGFPALSKLAAITKLDVLDNPTLQPLRARFRIDNGRLTVQPFDVKVAGIAATIAGSNGLDQSLQYTMNMHVPRSMLGTAANDALSSLASQAGRAGVNLGAAPEIPLAIQLGGTVANPTVKAGAGTAASSAVAAAQQAVTQQVSAAASKLVEQAEQQAATIKQNAQALADTVKQIGHAQADSLTAKAGSNPLLQVAAKAAADKLRKQSDDKAAAIVRTANQRADSLVASARAQAAKAGAKP from the coding sequence ATGAAACGATCCGCGCGCATCACAGCCGCCGTTCTTGCGCCGATCGGCGTCGTACTGGTACTCCTCGCGCTGCTGCCGTTCGTGTTTCGCGACCGGATTGCACTGCGCGTCCAGCAAGCGGTCAACGACAATGTGAACGCGCACGTGGCATGGCGCAGCATTGGGCTCTCCTTCTTCCGGCACTTCCCCAATTTGAGCCTCACGCTCGACGATCTTGCCATCGTCGGCGCGGGACGCTTCGAGGGCGACACGCTCGCCGCCGTGAGCCACCTGCGCGTGGTGCTCGAGCTGACCAGCGTGGCGGGTAATCTGCTGCACGGCGCGCCGCTCGAAGTCGGCGCGCTCGAGCTCGATCGGCCGCGCGTCCACCTGCTGGCGCTCGAGGACGGCACGGCCAACTGGAACATCACCAAACCGGCACCGGCGGCGGCGCCGACCGCGCCTAACGCCAAGCCGTTCGCGGTGCGCCTGCGCCGCGTCGCGATCACCGGCGGCACGATCGTGTTCGACGACCGGCACGCCAACGTCCTCGCCTCGCTCGCCGGCTACGACCAGTCGTTGAGCGGGGACGTGAGCCAGCGGCGTGTGAGCATTCGCACGACGGCCGGCGCCGACACCGCCACCCTCGTCTTCGCCGGAATCCCCTATCTCGACCACGTGAAGCTCGGCCTGACGGCCAACGTGGACGCCGACCTCGCGGCGAAGGCGTACACGCTCGCCAACACGGAGCTGCGCCTCAACGACCTCGCACTCGCCATCTCCGGGTCGGTGAAATCGGCGGACAGCATGATGGCGCTCGACCTGGCGTTCACGGCGCCCAAGGCCGACTTCAAGAGCATGCTGTCGCTTGTGCCCGGCGTGTACGCGCACGATTTCGACAAGGTGCAGGCCACGGGCGCCGTCGCGCTGGACGGCTGGGTCAAGGGCCGGTACGGCCTAACGGCGTTTCCGGCGTTCGCGCTCACCGCCAAGGTGACGGACGCGGCGTTCAAGTACGCGGATCTGCCGCTCCCCGCGCGCTCGATCGGCGTCGATCTCTCGCTCGACAACCCGGGCGGCAGCGCCGACAGCACCGTGGTCACGCTCGACCGGTTTCACGTCGTGCTCGGCGCCAATCCCATCGACGCACGCATGGTGATGCGCACACCGATCTCCGACCCCGACATCGATGCTCGCCTAACGGGCAAGGTCGATCTCGCCGACGTGCGGCGCACCGTGAAGCTCGAGGGCGTCGACCAGCTCGCGGGCACCGTCGCCGCCAACGCGGCGGTGCACACGCGGATGTCCTTCCTCGCGAAGCAGCAGTACGACAAGGTGATGGCGAACGGCACCGTGGACGTGGCCGGTCTCACCATGAAAGGCGCGGCGCTGCCCCGCCCGCTCGCCGTCCAGCAGGCGTCGCTCGTGCTGGCGCCGCAGCGCGCGCAGCTCAAATCGTTCACGGGCACGGTGGGATCGAGCGACCTCCAGGCATCGGGCACGCTCGACAACCTCATCGCCTTTGCGCTGCACGGCGACACGCTCCGCGGATCGGCGACCGTCACGAGCAAGCGGTTCAATCTCGACGAGTGGCGCTCCGGCGGCGACCTCGCGATCATTCCGGTGCCGCCCAAAATCGACGTCGCGCTCGACGCGACCGTCGGGCAACTGCTGTACGACAAGCTGACGATGAGCAACGTGCACGCCCGTCTCCGCATCGCCGACCAGCGGGCGACGCTCGAGCAGTTCCAGGCCGGGGCGTTAGGCGGCCAGATCGCCGTCAGCGGCGTCTATGAAACCACGCAGCCCGCCAAGCCGACGTTCGACGCCACGGTGACCATGACCAGGGTCGACCTTCCATCCGCGTTCCAGGCCTTCACCACCGTGCAGATGCTGGCGCCCGTGGCCAAATATGCGAGCGGCACCGCCACCACCACCGTGCACGTGAGCGGAGCGTTAGGCAAGGACATGATGCCGCTCTTGCCGAATCTGAGCGGCGCCGGCACGCTCGAAACGTCCGAGCTCGCGCTGCGCGGGTTCCCGGCGTTGAGCAAGCTCGCCGCCATCACCAAGCTCGACGTCCTCGACAATCCCACGCTGCAGCCGCTCCGCGCCCGGTTCCGGATCGACAACGGCCGCCTGACGGTGCAGCCGTTCGACGTCAAGGTGGCCGGCATCGCCGCCACGATCGCCGGCTCGAATGGACTCGACCAGTCGCTCCAGTACACCATGAACATGCACGTCCCGCGATCGATGCTCGGGACCGCGGCGAACGATGCGCTCTCGAGCCTGGCGTCGCAGGCCGGCAGGGCCGGGGTGAACCTCGGCGCCGCACCCGAGATTCCCCTGGCCATTCAGTTAGGCGGCACGGTCGCCAATCCGACCGTCAAGGCCGGCGCCGGGACCGCCGCGTCGTCGGCTGTCGCCGCCGCCCAACAGGCCGTCACGCAGCAGGTGTCGGCCGCCGCGTCGAAGCTCGTCGAGCAAGCCGAGCAGCAAGCCGCGACCATCAAGCAGAACGCACAGGCCCTGGCCGACACGGTGAAGCAGATCGGCCACGCCCAAGCCGACTCGTTGACCGCCAAGGCCGGCTCCAATCCGCTGCTGCAGGTCGCGGCCAAAGCCGCGGCCGACAAATTGCGCAAACAGTCGGACGACAAGGCGGCCGCGATCGTGCGCACGGCCAATCAGCGCGCCGACAGCCTGGTCGCCTCGGCGCGCGCGCAGGCGGCCAAGGCGGGCGCCAAGCCGTGA
- a CDS encoding cation:proton antiporter, translating into MEQFLASLALIAIVLIAAALLSSALERAGVPIAAVFLALGALLGPFGMGLLDVGFHSAALHALATLGLALVLFSDAVTVRIAELSAQRRLVWRVLGPGTLIPAILIAVAAWLLLGVTPPGAAILGAALASTDPVLLRGVLRSPALPAPARLALRIETGMNDVVLLPIVVLAMLLLRAPSSGVAPHDVVRSVLGLFLLGPLLGAAVGWTGIAALSRVRERIGVRRDYESLYALGLAFGAYAAAEAVGGSGFVAAFVAGLMVAMQDVELCDCFLEYGEATAEMLLLLTFVALGTSLIWSGFAGVDWRLVVFACIALGTRTVVLYPILVGAGMETRDRRLVALFGARGLSSLLLVLLPVFLGLPGSDRLFAITSFVVVLSVVLHGGGIGLFVRRHRAATAPAPVLTERPALPIAAPATDGVPERIGIDEMRAMQARGEPVVIVDARARRNYDADTITAAGAVRLDPDDPVRDATALRLSQRATLVVYCA; encoded by the coding sequence ATGGAGCAATTCCTCGCCAGCCTGGCGCTGATCGCCATCGTCCTCATCGCGGCCGCTCTCCTTTCGAGCGCGCTCGAGCGCGCCGGCGTCCCGATCGCCGCCGTGTTTCTCGCCCTCGGTGCGCTGCTCGGTCCGTTCGGCATGGGGCTGCTCGATGTCGGATTCCATTCTGCCGCGCTCCACGCGCTGGCGACCCTTGGCCTGGCCCTGGTGCTGTTCAGCGACGCGGTCACCGTACGCATCGCAGAGCTCAGCGCGCAGCGCCGGCTGGTCTGGCGCGTGCTCGGCCCGGGCACGCTCATTCCGGCCATCCTCATCGCCGTGGCCGCCTGGCTTCTGTTAGGCGTGACGCCGCCCGGTGCGGCGATCCTCGGCGCCGCGCTCGCGTCGACCGACCCGGTGTTGCTGCGCGGCGTACTGCGCTCGCCGGCGCTCCCGGCGCCGGCTCGATTGGCGCTGCGGATCGAGACCGGGATGAACGACGTCGTGCTGCTGCCCATCGTCGTACTCGCCATGCTCCTGCTGCGCGCGCCGTCGAGCGGCGTCGCGCCGCACGACGTCGTGCGCAGCGTGCTCGGTCTGTTCCTGCTCGGCCCATTGTTAGGCGCGGCGGTCGGCTGGACCGGGATCGCGGCGCTGTCCCGCGTTCGCGAGCGGATTGGCGTGAGGCGCGACTACGAGTCGCTGTATGCGCTGGGGCTCGCGTTCGGCGCCTATGCCGCGGCCGAGGCCGTCGGCGGAAGCGGGTTCGTCGCGGCGTTCGTGGCCGGCCTCATGGTGGCGATGCAGGACGTCGAACTGTGCGACTGCTTTCTCGAATACGGCGAAGCCACCGCCGAGATGCTGCTGCTGCTCACGTTCGTCGCGTTAGGCACGTCGCTCATCTGGTCGGGATTCGCCGGCGTCGATTGGCGGCTCGTCGTGTTCGCCTGCATCGCGCTCGGCACGAGAACGGTGGTCCTGTATCCCATCCTCGTCGGCGCCGGGATGGAGACGCGCGACCGGCGGCTGGTCGCGCTCTTCGGCGCGCGCGGGCTCAGCTCGCTGCTGCTCGTCCTCCTGCCCGTCTTCCTCGGACTGCCCGGCTCCGACCGTCTGTTCGCCATCACGAGCTTTGTCGTCGTGCTGTCGGTGGTGCTCCACGGGGGCGGCATAGGCCTGTTCGTTCGCCGGCACCGCGCCGCCACCGCGCCGGCCCCTGTACTAACGGAAAGGCCAGCCCTTCCGATCGCCGCGCCAGCCACCGATGGGGTTCCCGAACGGATCGGCATCGACGAGATGCGCGCGATGCAGGCGCGCGGCGAACCCGTCGTGATCGTCGACGCGCGCGCGCGCCGGAACTACGACGCGGATACCATCACTGCCGCCGGCGCTGTCCGACTCGACCCGGACGACCCGGTTCGCGATGCGACCGCGCTCCGGCTGTCGCAGCGAGCAACGCTCGTGGTCTACTGCGCCTGA
- a CDS encoding protein kinase, giving the protein MATDIGRLTAILADRYVIERELGAGGMATVYLAQDVKHDRNVAVKVLRPELAAVIGAERFLAEIKTTANLQHPHILPLFDSGEADGMLFYVMPFIEGISLRDRLVREKQLPVPDAVRIATQVAAALDYAHRHGVIHRDIKPENIMLHDGSALVADFGIALAASKAGSRMTETGMSLGTPQYMSPEQAMGERELDARSDVYALGCVAYEMLVGEPPFTGPTAQAIIARVMTEEPRRLTLQRKTIPPEVEGAVLHAIEKLPADRFATAAQFSDALAGQGLTVTTRATAAVPGRNAWRARFQVASGVAIVAIAFGIWSALRGRTVDGPVERRYISLGDSVRLQTPQRVALPLALSPDGSRLAFIGDTLFRIWVKRRDALDAAPLAGTEGASSPTFSPDGQWIAYVVDGHLKKVRAGGGVSITLADSAGTGFGEAWLDDGTLIYTDGSLLGLRRVKESGGPTWVAVPDTAFKGLAPMLATPLPHARGVLFVVCASNCVTMSLHVLDFKTGRSKRLVDNASAGWYLPSGQLMYFEPNGVAMAVPFDLSTLTIRGAPIPVLQGVRMAGYIPELAWSTSGRLVYGIGSGSASTVTLREANRDGTSTAFDPSWSGAFNSFALSPNGRQVAVGVSTPGAGLDIWVKQLDRGPFTRLTFSGRDRRPTWSPDGRQVAFVRDSASGGDVWARAADGGGTERRLTHFGRAIQEVSWSKDGRWLLVRTETGAAGNGDIVALSALGDTTVVPIAATPATELQPALSPNGRWVAYVSNEAGVNEVFVRPFPNADAGHWQVSNGGGGSPVWSADGKELFFLNGSDRLMSAEIGPGPAFSVTRLVPLFDATAFAYVGYHWAFDVTRDGKFVYMGQADTERPSTGQLVQVDNWFADIRARLQP; this is encoded by the coding sequence GTGGCCACCGACATCGGGCGCCTAACCGCGATCCTCGCCGACCGCTACGTCATCGAGCGGGAGCTGGGCGCCGGCGGCATGGCCACGGTGTATCTCGCCCAGGACGTCAAACACGACCGCAACGTCGCGGTCAAAGTGTTGCGGCCGGAGCTCGCGGCGGTCATCGGCGCCGAGCGATTCCTGGCCGAGATCAAAACGACGGCGAACTTGCAGCACCCGCACATTCTCCCGCTGTTCGATTCGGGAGAAGCCGACGGCATGCTGTTCTACGTAATGCCGTTCATCGAAGGGATCTCGCTCCGCGACCGGCTGGTGCGCGAGAAGCAGCTGCCGGTTCCCGACGCCGTGCGTATAGCGACGCAGGTCGCCGCGGCGCTCGACTACGCGCACCGTCACGGCGTCATCCATCGCGACATCAAGCCCGAAAACATCATGCTGCACGACGGCTCGGCGCTCGTCGCCGATTTCGGGATTGCGCTCGCGGCGAGCAAGGCCGGCTCGCGGATGACGGAGACCGGCATGTCGCTCGGCACACCGCAGTACATGTCGCCCGAGCAGGCGATGGGCGAACGCGAGCTCGATGCGCGCAGCGATGTGTATGCGTTAGGCTGCGTCGCGTACGAGATGCTCGTCGGCGAGCCGCCGTTCACCGGACCCACCGCGCAGGCGATCATCGCCCGCGTGATGACCGAAGAGCCACGTCGCCTCACGCTGCAGCGAAAGACCATCCCGCCCGAAGTCGAGGGCGCGGTGCTGCACGCGATCGAAAAGCTGCCGGCGGACCGCTTTGCCACCGCGGCGCAGTTCTCCGACGCGCTGGCAGGCCAGGGCCTAACGGTAACCACGCGCGCGACGGCGGCCGTACCCGGTCGCAACGCCTGGCGCGCGCGCTTCCAGGTAGCAAGTGGTGTGGCGATCGTCGCGATCGCATTCGGTATCTGGAGCGCGCTGCGCGGACGGACCGTCGACGGCCCGGTAGAGCGACGCTACATCTCGCTGGGCGACAGTGTGCGGCTGCAGACGCCACAGCGCGTCGCGTTGCCGTTAGCGCTCTCTCCCGACGGCTCGCGCCTCGCGTTCATCGGCGACACACTGTTCCGTATCTGGGTCAAGCGCCGCGACGCGCTGGACGCCGCGCCCCTTGCCGGCACTGAGGGCGCGAGCTCGCCCACATTCTCTCCGGACGGGCAGTGGATCGCCTACGTGGTCGACGGCCATCTCAAGAAAGTACGCGCCGGCGGCGGCGTGAGCATCACGCTCGCCGATTCCGCCGGAACCGGATTCGGCGAGGCGTGGCTCGACGACGGAACGCTCATCTATACCGACGGCAGTCTGCTCGGCTTGCGCCGGGTGAAGGAATCAGGCGGCCCCACCTGGGTGGCGGTGCCCGACACGGCGTTCAAGGGCCTCGCACCGATGTTGGCGACGCCGCTGCCGCACGCGCGCGGCGTCCTGTTCGTGGTCTGCGCATCGAACTGCGTGACGATGAGTCTGCACGTGCTCGACTTCAAGACGGGCCGTTCCAAACGGCTGGTGGACAATGCATCGGCAGGATGGTACCTGCCCAGCGGCCAGCTGATGTATTTCGAGCCTAACGGGGTGGCGATGGCCGTGCCGTTCGACCTCTCGACGCTGACGATCCGCGGCGCGCCGATTCCCGTGTTGCAGGGTGTGCGGATGGCCGGCTACATACCGGAGCTGGCGTGGTCGACCTCTGGACGGCTGGTCTACGGGATTGGATCGGGATCTGCTTCCACGGTCACACTGCGCGAGGCCAACCGCGACGGAACCAGCACGGCCTTCGATCCGTCGTGGAGCGGCGCGTTCAACTCGTTCGCCCTCTCGCCTAACGGACGCCAGGTGGCCGTCGGCGTGAGTACGCCCGGCGCCGGCCTCGACATCTGGGTCAAGCAGCTCGACCGCGGCCCATTCACGCGCCTCACGTTCAGCGGACGCGACCGGCGCCCCACGTGGTCTCCGGACGGGCGGCAAGTGGCGTTCGTCCGCGACAGCGCGAGCGGCGGCGACGTATGGGCGCGTGCCGCCGACGGCGGCGGCACGGAGCGCCGGCTCACCCATTTCGGCCGCGCCATCCAGGAAGTGTCGTGGTCCAAGGATGGCCGGTGGCTGCTGGTACGCACGGAAACCGGCGCCGCGGGGAACGGCGACATCGTCGCCCTGTCAGCGTTAGGCGATACAACGGTGGTGCCGATCGCGGCGACCCCGGCAACCGAGCTGCAGCCCGCCCTGTCGCCTAACGGTCGGTGGGTCGCCTACGTCTCGAACGAGGCCGGAGTGAACGAAGTGTTCGTCCGGCCATTCCCGAACGCCGACGCCGGACACTGGCAGGTGTCCAACGGCGGCGGCGGCTCGCCCGTCTGGTCGGCCGACGGCAAGGAGCTCTTTTTCCTCAACGGAAGCGATCGCCTCATGTCGGCCGAGATCGGGCCAGGCCCGGCGTTCAGCGTGACCAGGCTCGTTCCGCTCTTCGACGCGACGGCATTCGCATACGTCGGCTATCACTGGGCGTTCGACGTGACGCGCGACGGGAAGTTCGTGTACATGGGCCAGGCGGACACCGAGCGGCCGAGCACCGGGCAACTCGTGCAGGTCGACAACTGGTTCGCCGACATCCGCGCCCGGCTGCAGCCGTAA
- a CDS encoding serine hydrolase translates to MKKWLIAFAAIVLLGTQAAAQATGKLPAQMKGFDAYVQHVMAQWQVPGLAVAIVKDGKVVLAKGYGVREVGKPAQVDGGTIFDIGSNTKAFTAAALGTLVAAGKLDWDAHVVDYVKPFQLSSAYVTQSITLRDLLTHRSGYCDPGMWYTSDDSDVIARVRYQQPEYGFRAEFCYNNILYLTASRFIPAVTGETWDRYVAEHVFAPLGMDHTVTTSAQVAAASDVAVPHGLYEGKVVAIRPYWGHNMDIMSPVGGINSSADDMSHWMLMLLADGRYDGKTVLDSATVRDMETPQMLIEATSGVGREIRAWLPGSAFYTYGLGLFIQTYGGHTLVWHAGDIDGMASAVALVPDAQLGVVVLSNMNQSDARFGIIQRVLNAYLGLPPGNLSDTLLAMTQRAQKAGEAAAAKLAATRDSTGRAPHPLPDYAGVYEDPFAGAVRVSMEDGHLVLRLGNLDFIGDLEYWHDNTFRVAWRYQYYGTQYVTFDLNELGQPTRLSMGRQSVHFERVRARAGGAGGRPGAGG, encoded by the coding sequence ATGAAGAAATGGCTCATTGCCTTCGCGGCAATCGTACTGCTCGGAACCCAAGCCGCGGCTCAGGCGACGGGTAAACTTCCGGCGCAGATGAAGGGCTTTGACGCCTACGTGCAGCACGTCATGGCGCAGTGGCAGGTGCCCGGACTCGCAGTCGCGATCGTCAAGGACGGTAAGGTGGTGCTCGCCAAAGGCTACGGCGTGCGCGAGGTGGGCAAGCCCGCTCAGGTGGACGGCGGCACCATCTTCGATATCGGCTCCAACACCAAGGCCTTCACTGCCGCGGCCCTCGGCACGCTGGTCGCCGCCGGGAAGCTCGACTGGGATGCGCACGTGGTGGATTACGTCAAGCCATTCCAGCTGAGCAGCGCTTACGTGACGCAATCGATCACGTTGCGCGATCTGCTCACGCATCGCAGCGGATATTGCGATCCCGGCATGTGGTATACATCGGACGACAGCGACGTGATCGCGCGTGTGCGCTACCAACAACCGGAGTACGGATTCCGCGCGGAATTCTGCTACAACAACATTCTGTACCTCACCGCCAGCCGATTCATTCCCGCTGTCACTGGCGAAACCTGGGACCGCTACGTCGCCGAGCATGTCTTCGCGCCGCTCGGGATGGATCACACGGTCACCACGTCGGCTCAAGTCGCGGCCGCGAGCGACGTCGCGGTGCCGCACGGCCTCTACGAAGGAAAAGTGGTGGCGATCCGCCCGTACTGGGGTCACAACATGGACATCATGTCGCCGGTAGGCGGGATCAATTCCAGCGCCGATGACATGAGCCACTGGATGCTAATGCTCCTGGCCGACGGCCGGTACGATGGGAAGACCGTGCTCGACTCGGCGACGGTCCGGGACATGGAGACGCCGCAGATGCTGATCGAGGCGACGTCGGGCGTGGGCCGCGAGATCCGCGCATGGCTTCCGGGGAGCGCCTTCTACACCTACGGTCTCGGGCTCTTCATCCAGACCTATGGAGGGCACACGCTCGTATGGCACGCCGGTGATATCGATGGGATGGCATCGGCCGTTGCGCTCGTGCCGGACGCCCAGTTAGGCGTCGTGGTGTTGTCGAACATGAACCAGAGCGACGCACGGTTCGGGATCATCCAGCGCGTGCTGAACGCCTACCTCGGGCTGCCGCCGGGAAATCTCAGCGACACGCTGCTCGCGATGACGCAGCGCGCGCAGAAGGCGGGCGAGGCCGCGGCGGCAAAGTTGGCGGCAACCCGCGACAGCACGGGCCGCGCACCGCATCCCTTGCCCGACTATGCCGGCGTCTACGAGGATCCGTTCGCCGGCGCCGTGCGGGTCAGCATGGAGGACGGACATCTCGTGCTGCGGCTCGGCAACCTCGACTTCATCGGCGATCTCGAGTACTGGCATGACAACACGTTCCGGGTCGCATGGCGTTACCAGTACTACGGAACGCAGTACGTGACGTTCGATCTCAATGAGCTCGGTCAGCCCACTCGACTTTCGATGGGACGGCAATCGGTTCACTTCGAGCGCGTGCGGGCACGGGCCGGCGGCGCAGGCGGCAGGCCAGGGGCTGGCGGATAA
- a CDS encoding multicopper oxidase domain-containing protein yields MFLALLAAVACCGTPAHARAAVPHSSSVIASNDNRRPAGRLRNGVLTISLEARVGTWFPEGPNGKSISTAAFAEVGGPLQDPGPLIRVPVGTEVHATVRNALETPMTVFGLGAVRGGRDSIVIAPGASREVRFTATTAGTYYYSGKTTPGPIVARVNDGTQLNGVIVVDGAASVPADRIFVISWWFTLDSLSPTGIGLGTMTINGLSWPHTERLEMTQGDSARWRFVNVTALDHPMHLHGFYFRVDAKGDGERDTIYTAAQRRSAVTEILAPGQTMMLSWAATRPGDWIFHCHFAGHLSTLVSLDDQHGMMDSSGAMRHTSDRPHQMYGLVLGIHVAPNGQGPRVAADERHIRLLVREKPNVYGRAPGYAFVLGGSPDDSSGAMPVPGPTLVLQRGQPVAITVVNQTVDHAAVHWHGIELEDSYADGVPGWSGTTDNLMRAIPPGDSLTVHFTPPRAGTFMYHSHFNEFQQIPSGLYGALVVVDSTHTLTTDGDRIWAFGDRGPTTNVIRGPFASATMNGDTAPPPMDLQSGHVYRLRLINIRGDGSLELSLRHGDSLLTWREVAKDGADLPSSQATERPATLYFDPGEIYDFAFTAPAAGTYTLRFGDSPSPTPPNETRDVVIRVH; encoded by the coding sequence ATGTTTTTGGCCCTCCTTGCCGCCGTCGCGTGCTGCGGGACCCCGGCGCACGCGCGCGCCGCTGTGCCGCATTCTTCTTCCGTCATCGCATCGAACGACAACCGCCGCCCGGCCGGGAGGCTGCGCAACGGCGTACTCACGATATCCCTCGAGGCGCGGGTCGGAACGTGGTTCCCCGAGGGGCCTAACGGGAAGTCCATCTCCACCGCGGCATTCGCCGAAGTTGGCGGCCCGTTGCAAGACCCCGGACCACTCATCCGCGTCCCGGTCGGCACCGAAGTGCACGCGACCGTCCGCAATGCGCTCGAGACTCCGATGACGGTGTTCGGCTTGGGCGCGGTGCGCGGCGGCCGCGACAGCATCGTCATCGCGCCGGGGGCATCGCGAGAGGTCCGATTCACCGCGACGACCGCGGGAACGTACTACTACTCCGGCAAGACCACCCCCGGTCCGATCGTGGCGCGCGTCAACGATGGCACGCAGCTCAATGGCGTGATCGTCGTCGACGGCGCGGCCTCGGTGCCGGCCGATCGCATCTTCGTCATCTCGTGGTGGTTCACGCTCGACTCGCTGAGCCCGACCGGCATCGGACTCGGGACAATGACCATCAACGGATTGTCTTGGCCGCACACCGAGCGATTGGAGATGACGCAGGGCGACAGCGCGCGGTGGCGGTTCGTGAACGTCACGGCGTTGGACCATCCGATGCATCTGCACGGATTCTATTTTCGTGTCGATGCGAAGGGCGACGGGGAGCGCGACACGATATACACGGCTGCCCAACGGAGGTCGGCCGTCACCGAGATCCTCGCGCCCGGACAGACGATGATGCTGTCCTGGGCGGCGACGCGCCCCGGTGATTGGATCTTCCACTGTCATTTCGCCGGCCATCTCTCGACGCTCGTGTCGCTCGACGATCAGCATGGCATGATGGACTCGTCGGGCGCGATGCGGCACACCTCCGACCGCCCCCATCAGATGTACGGCCTGGTGCTCGGCATCCACGTTGCGCCTAACGGGCAGGGCCCGCGCGTCGCCGCGGACGAGCGACACATCCGCCTGCTGGTGCGCGAGAAGCCGAACGTCTACGGCCGGGCGCCCGGCTATGCGTTTGTGTTAGGCGGATCGCCGGACGACTCGAGCGGCGCCATGCCGGTGCCCGGTCCAACGCTCGTCCTCCAACGCGGCCAGCCGGTCGCGATCACCGTCGTCAACCAGACCGTGGACCATGCCGCCGTGCACTGGCACGGCATCGAGCTCGAGGACAGCTATGCCGACGGCGTGCCGGGATGGAGCGGCACCACCGACAATCTGATGCGCGCCATTCCTCCCGGTGATTCGCTGACCGTGCACTTCACGCCCCCGCGCGCAGGCACGTTCATGTATCACTCGCACTTCAATGAGTTCCAACAGATCCCGTCGGGCCTCTACGGCGCGCTCGTCGTGGTCGACAGCACGCACACGCTGACCACCGACGGCGATCGCATCTGGGCGTTCGGCGACCGCGGCCCGACGACCAACGTCATCCGCGGCCCCTTCGCATCGGCGACGATGAACGGCGATACCGCTCCGCCGCCGATGGACCTCCAATCGGGTCACGTCTATCGCTTGCGCTTGATCAACATTCGCGGCGACGGCTCGTTGGAGCTTTCGCTTCGCCACGGCGACTCGCTGTTGACGTGGCGCGAAGTGGCCAAAGACGGCGCCGACCTGCCATCCAGCCAGGCGACGGAACGGCCGGCAACATTGTACTTCGACCCCGGCGAAATCTACGACTTCGCCTTCACGGCCCCCGCAGCGGGGACGTACACGCTGCGCTTCGGCGATTCTCCGTCACCCACGCCACCCAACGAGACGCGCGACGTCGTGATTCGCGTGCACTGA